The following proteins come from a genomic window of Montipora capricornis isolate CH-2021 chromosome 9, ASM3666992v2, whole genome shotgun sequence:
- the LOC138015713 gene encoding uncharacterized protein, whose protein sequence is MNKELMYYCPVKADESRQDMKVPKISETQKNNEECNCYRSPETILCKRCGGSFVGRKRIQCQRHKNIIHLMDCAYCVFCKRQL, encoded by the exons ATGAATAAAGAGCTTATGTACTACTGTCCGGTTAAAG CTGATGAGTCaagacaagatatgaaagtacCAAAGATATCTGAGACACAAAAGAACAACGAG GAGTGCAACTGTTATAGGTCTCCAGAGACTATACTTTGCAAGCGTTGTGGTGGATCTTTTGTTGGTCGAAAGAGAATCCAGTGTCAGAGACACAAAAACATTATTCATCTTATGGATTGTGCGTACTGTGTTTTCTGCAAGAGGCAATTGTAG